One genomic region from Haloarcula taiwanensis encodes:
- a CDS encoding ABC transporter ATP-binding protein, translated as MIEVSDLRYRYGDVDVLDGLTLSIPDGQYCLLVGPNGSGKTTLVRHFNALLTPDAGAVTVDGTDVTDDPVVARTRIGMVFQHPRDQFVAATVAADVAFGPENLGLDREEIDRRVDRALDAVDLGAAAESRIDALSGGEQARVAIAGALAMEPDYLVLDEPLVGLDWPARDSVLDHLDALAADGTGIIVVTHDLRDLYERADRLVALHEGRVVLDVPPAEALDSLPDLGIRDPRC; from the coding sequence ATGATCGAGGTCAGCGACCTGCGCTACCGGTACGGCGATGTCGATGTCCTCGACGGGCTCACGCTGTCGATACCCGACGGTCAGTACTGTCTGCTCGTCGGACCGAACGGGAGCGGCAAGACGACGCTCGTCCGACATTTCAACGCGCTGCTGACGCCCGACGCCGGAGCGGTCACTGTCGACGGGACCGACGTGACGGACGACCCCGTCGTCGCCCGGACGCGTATCGGGATGGTGTTCCAGCATCCCCGCGACCAGTTTGTCGCCGCGACCGTGGCGGCTGACGTGGCCTTCGGCCCGGAGAACCTCGGGCTCGACAGGGAAGAGATTGACCGCCGGGTCGACAGGGCGCTCGACGCTGTCGACCTCGGTGCTGCCGCCGAGAGCCGCATCGACGCTCTCTCGGGCGGCGAGCAGGCCCGCGTCGCTATCGCCGGGGCACTCGCCATGGAACCGGACTATCTTGTGCTCGACGAACCGCTCGTCGGGTTAGACTGGCCGGCCAGAGACTCAGTGCTGGACCACCTTGACGCGCTGGCCGCCGATGGGACGGGTATCATCGTTGTCACGCACGACCTCCGGGACCTATACGAGCGGGCCGACCGCCTCGTCGCGTTACACGAGGGGCGGGTCGTTCTCGATGTGCCGCCAGCCG
- a CDS encoding BioY family transporter, which yields MATEQSVDLVDDETVGLFTKAVLLAALTAALAQISIPLPGALPPFSLQPFGMFFAGLLLGPLWGGVALLLYVLVGIAGAPVFSNANAGLGYVIAGQGTGGFLVGFLVGAVVAGAIAHRSIAPKPVADLSVPVQVVALTAAVAVVYAIGVPWLAVVTGLPFARAAAVMAPYIPLDLLKLGIAVGVVQGGYLAGR from the coding sequence ATGGCAACAGAGCAATCCGTCGACCTCGTCGACGACGAGACTGTGGGCTTGTTCACGAAGGCGGTGCTGCTCGCGGCGCTAACCGCAGCGCTTGCACAGATATCGATCCCGCTTCCGGGGGCGCTGCCGCCGTTCTCGCTGCAGCCCTTCGGAATGTTCTTCGCCGGCCTCCTGCTGGGGCCGCTGTGGGGCGGCGTTGCCCTGCTGTTGTACGTCCTTGTTGGTATCGCCGGCGCACCGGTGTTCTCGAACGCGAACGCGGGGCTGGGCTATGTCATTGCCGGGCAGGGGACCGGCGGCTTCCTCGTCGGCTTCCTCGTCGGTGCGGTCGTCGCCGGCGCTATTGCACACCGGAGCATAGCACCGAAACCGGTCGCTGATCTCTCTGTCCCGGTGCAGGTCGTCGCCCTCACCGCGGCGGTCGCTGTCGTCTACGCTATCGGCGTCCCGTGGCTGGCGGTGGTCACCGGGCTGCCGTTCGCCCGCGCTGCGGCCGTGATGGCTCCGTACATCCCGCTTGACCTCCTGAAGCTCGGTATCGCGGTCGGCGTCGTGCAGGGCGGGTACCTCGCCGGTCGATGA